The DNA window ATATGTGACCATATCAAACTGACAGATTTCAGAATATCATCcatacataatattttattgagaatatttttatactttaatACTTAAGAGAAGATCCCATTGTGAAGCTGTGAATAGTATACAACACTGTACATAGTTCCCTGTCTAGTGCTGGTTGAGTTAACGCACTGGATTCAGTAGTAGTTGTGTGCAGATCTGAAATGTGAAACTTTTATTATAATCTTCatttaatgattcattttaaagagtGCTGTAGTGCCATGGAGGCCTCAGAGCAGAGCTAATGCTGAAGTAAAAGGAAACTCTGGTCCCATGCCCTTAAGCAAACATTAACCAGAATCACAATGTGGGAAGACGGGCTCCTGGGGCAGCGGTGGGCACTGACCGAGCACGACTTCCTCCGCAGCCTTGTCCATGCGGCTGTCCGTGGTGCGGGGGCCGGACAGACTTCCTGACGAGGGGCTGCAGGAAGTGCTGAGGGGGAAGCTGAGAGTGCTGGAGGGGGACAGCGGCGAGGTCACGGCCCTCTTCTCCGTAAGGCTCGCAAAACGTGCCGGCCAATCAGGCCTGTTCTCTGCATTTTAGGGGGTTTGAGTTTGAAAATTAAAAGGTGGAGTCTGCAAGAtcgccacacacacaaaaaaaaaactcagttcAGTGATACTTGGGCTTTGGCTTCATTTACTGGACGTGAGAGGGGAGACCCTGTATGCTGAGGTCTCTGTGAAGATAACTTTCTTGTAACTGCCGTGATGATGCCAGAGGAACTCCAGGAACCTAAAAGGGAAATGCCTTGTTATCACCTTTTGTAGGATTTGTATCCTGTAGTTTTGCCCCTTTTTTCACCTTGCACTATATTATTGACTCCTCTATAACCAACGGTCAGAGCAGTCTGAAAACAAATTACATGTTTGACATAGACTTGATTGAAACATATCCATTCAATGGTATTAAACATGAATACTGCAAGATCATTATTGTGATGGATTCCAGTTTAGAATAATACAATTAGTGTAGTATTCTCTTTTGTTTaagtaatattttcattattttattattatgttcaaatgGAATATTTTATTCGTAATTTGATAAATATCTGCATGTGAAATCAAGGTTTTATTAACCTAAtaaacatgttgtttttttatcatgtcTTTAAGGAACTCTCTGCTCGGTTACTCTCGATCAACAGTGAAGAAGATGTCATATTcgttacatttaaaacatttgaggAGATATGGAAATTCAGCACATATTACACATTGGGTATGTTCTACGTTTACctctaaaaaaaatctgtgtacaAAATAACTTTGAAATTATGGAGCAGATTATTTGATGCAGGCACATCCTGGCCCTGTAAGACAGGAACATATGATTTTTCTGGGGTGATttttgtggtgcagtggttGTTGACTTTTGTTGAAATTGATGCTAGGCTTCCTTGGACAGTGCATGGAGAATCTGCTCATGGACCAAGAGTTCTGGCTGAACTCACTGGAGCAGGATGATCCCGGAATAGAAGTCTCAGTTCAAGAagaaacactgagcctcatgTACAAAGGGATCTTAATGCAAGAAGGTAACTCATGCGGTTGAATTTCACTTCTTTTTCATAAAATTCAAGTTACCAAGCAGGTAAATACAGACAGTGAGCAAAAACACCCATGCAGTGTCACTTAATTAGAGTGTGTGGCCTCTATGTTTGTTCTGTATGGCCAGATTGTCTACCAGTGGAATTGTATAGGAGAAATATGACACTCTTCAGCAAGAGACTCAACCAGTTTATTCTTAGTTGTGGGAAGACAGAAATGTTGTTTTCATTCCACGATATCCCATAAATGCTCGACTGGTTTCAGATCCAATGACCGAGAAGGCCGTGACAGTCTCAGTGCAGTGCTTCCAAATCATGCAGGCCTGTAAACAGAggcattgtcatttttaaagacacccctctctgcaggaaataaatgtttttacatgtgGTGAAGATGATCACTCAAGTACCATTCAATAACAACTGACAATTACTTTTCTTTCTATGGGTCCTGGGAAAATACTCCCTGCACAATTGAAGAACCCCCACAATGTTCAGTAttggaacatgttttttttcccactacCTGTATTTGAGTCTGAACACTGCAGATATGTGCGCAATCCATAGGGTCTTTTTTCGGGAGCTGTACAACCAATCAGATGTTCGACAGCTCCACCTCCGGCAGCGACCTGTACCTGGAGCAGGGCGACATCGCCATGTTCGAGCCCCCTTTCCTGGGCTCGGGGTGGACCGTGCTGTCGCTGGTGGATGGGGCGAGAGGCACCAAACCCAAACCAGCGCTGGAGCCCGTCGACCCGTTCCACCAGTGAGTGGAACCGTTTGTCCTGCTCCGAACTGAGACGAGACAGATGGTTCTGATTTAGCCTAAGAGGCTTGTAGCCCTGGGGGAGAGTGTTGCATGCTTGCATAGCAGAGACTGTATCCTTTGTTCGTTTCAGCAACGCAGTAAAGTTTACAATGTTGATACCATTGACATTCCTGCTTTGAAAGGGTGAGGTTATAATTTGAGGACTCTAACTAACACTCATTGGTTATTTTAACAATCATCGAAAGCTTAAGTATAGTAAAGCTTGAATGTTCACAtgctccctcccccctcataTGAATAGTGATGTAATGGTGGAAAACTCAAATGTTTtcctaaaatgtatttctccagATGGTTCCTGAAAGCATGTCCCGAGAACATCCTGGTCGGAAGTGGCAAGCTGGCGTATGACTTCCCTTTCCAGTTTGGTGAGCGCAGCTCATTTCATCTCGACACACGACAACAAATCCTGCTCAGAATAAGTCTCACATATTAGCTCGACTGGCTCGGACATGGAAGCACCTGTTTTGTCACACGGTCAGTTCAAGAAAAGACAACCTGTAAGATTTTCCACCTGTTCTCTAAAAGTTTTTGAAAAGGGTCTGACAATGTCAGATCGAGAAGGCGATGACGAACTTCTGAAAATCTTGTGTAGAGACCAGTGTCGTGCAAAATGTTTGTTCAGCTGTCGAGCATAATTATTTTTCGAACCAGATTTTTAATGATATTGTTGCACGCCAGCGTAAcaccctgggagggagatgcggcagatCCGGGAAGCActgttggttgccgcatggagagagagagaacgtacccacacaaacaaaaaaatgtaaacagacaCCTTCaccccctcatgggttccagacaaaaacaatgaactaaaacaacaaactaaaataagaaaaataagtgAAAGTAAAGCAGAGCGACCACTTTTCAGTGCGCCGCTCGTTGCTGGTCAACTTTTCAGTTGaccagtttttttctgtctttagtGTGCAGAAAAACGAAACACAAAAAActccaaaacaaaactgaaacactcgctctctctcggtGTGCAGTAAAGTTTAACTGAGTAAttaacagaggtggaaaatccaggttcaggaagtaaaagtcctctCCAATATtggctggctgagttcatgggtgcaagaaacacacggcaggagtTTTACTTagtgacccctggactttccaccggTGGTAATGAACTAATTACCTGTCTCTTGTCTGTCCCTCAGCCGTAGGGTCCTGCGTGGCCACCGTAGAATACGATGCCTGTGGGCCGGACGAGCTGAGCTTCGACTGTGGTGATGTCATCCAGACCGTGGGCCCGCTGGCGTCCTGTTTCGAGTGGTTTCTGGGGAAACACGAGAGCTCGGGAGACGTAGGACTAGTGAAGACCTGTCTGGTCAAACCTACCGACTCGCTTTGTGAGTAAGTGTCCCTCCCACATTTCTGCTTCAGCTCATCACAAGATTTTACGTTTTTATGATTACATTAatataatgcataaataatttattcacaTTCAAGAACTCACTACAGAGCTGTCAGTCAGAGCTGTCACCCAGTAATACACGTACAATCAATCTTGCTTCACTTCTCAAtgtaaatttcctttttttgttgaagaCAAATATGAATTTCTGGTACCTTTTTTCCATCCCATGTTTGTAGGTCGACAGAAGCTTTTTTAGACAAAGAGGACAGGCTGCTATTTAACATGAATGACAAGCATAGTAGAGCCGAGATGATCGCTTTGTTGAATAAAACATCCAAAAGTGATGTTGGCACTGTCTACAAACTAGGTAAGGAtcctattcattcattaaacTGTTTATTCAACTGTTCAATATCAGTGGGAATGATTAAACCTATTGTGCCTGTGCAACTGAGATGAAGAATTCacacaattttcatttatttgtctgtgAGTGTCGATTTCCATTTATCTAGATAACTGGATATTAATTTAAGTCTTTCTGTGACTTCTGTTAGTTTAGTATAGCATGTATAGGTTCATAATGCAAGGATAACCTACCATATACTAAATAGTGTATGTGTTTTAGGAGTTAATGAGTACATCTGTGGACCTTGTTTAATTGCAGTCAGGTGTGTGCTAAgtggaatacattttatgttttacagaTTTTATAGAACCTCAGGATTGTCCAGGAGGAACAAATCAAAGTATGTCTCTCAGTCATCAAAATAGCTTAAGATCTTATTTTCGTCAAGTTGAAAAACCcctgttaaaaaatgaataaaaaaacaactgtaaaaACACCATTTATCgagaaaatatacatttgaaaaatattttgtggatgTAAATTTCCAATTTCTTCTGCCATAAAGCTTTGTCATGATTATCCTTACAGATGGGctgtacaatgtaaatgcttCAAAACAAGAAGAACTGAGAAGCAAAATAGACCTGATTCTGAGTGAGCTGAAAGGAACCAGCTCATTACCAGCCAAAGTGACAGAGCCGTGTCTGGACGATGATACCCccgagccagcagggggcgatgaCGCGCCGTGCTTCATCGTCCACTTGGAAGGGGATAATCCTAGCTCTGATGGGTTCCTGCCTCTGCTCACATTCCTCAACTGCGGTGACTACAGGGCGGAGTTCGCCGCCCTCTACGACCACGCCCTGCCGTTTCGCGACTCGCTGTTCTCCGGCCATGCCGACGACGACGAGCTGGTGTCCTACCTGGGGGTCGCCAGGGAGACGGCCCGGAAGAAGAGGATGTTCTGGGCCCAGAGCAGGATCTGCTTCCTCCTGGGCAAGATGTGTGCCAGGAAGTCCAAGTTCTCCCAGGCCCGGGTGTACTTTGAGGAGACGTTGAGCGTGGTCCGGGACCTCTTCACCGACACCCTGCTGCTCATCTCCGTCTACACCAACCTGGCCGTCATCTATCTCATGCAGAAGAACACGGAGAAGTACTTCGCCGTCTCGGAGCGAGCGGCCGCCTTGCTGATGGCGATCCCCGACTACGTCTGCAGTACGGAGAAGGAGCCGGAGGTGTTCAAGTACATCCTGAAGAAGGCCATCCTGGCCCACAACATGGCCGCCGAGGCCAGGGCCTGCTTCCTGCTGTCAAGGGTGTACTGGAGGCTGGAGCGCGCTCAGAACGCCGTGCCCTTCCTGGAGCGGCTGCAGATCCTCGGCGAGGGGCTCCCGGGGGCCGGCGGCCCCGCGCTCAGCCGCTGCTACCTGGCTCTGGGGCGGCTCTACGGGGAGAAGTACCTCCCCCACCTGGCCCTGAGCGCGGTGCGACGGGCCACCCTCCAGCCCGCCGCCGGCCTCGCCCAAAACCTGGGCGGGATCggcctggtcctggagaacgcCCCCCGGCTGTACGGCGTGGGGAAGCAGGGCGTCCCCGTCCCGGCCCAGACGGCCCCCTACCTGAGCCGCGCGCTGGTCTTCGCGTCCGCCGACGGGGACCGCGTCCTCTGCCacgccctctccctctgcctgtcccagctgttccagaagcagggcatgctgggaaaggccATCCAGCACGTCCACGCGCTGATAGACCTGGGCCCCGGCGCGAGCCGGACCGACGCCACCGACGCCCTGGTCTACCTGGCCTGGCTGCACGTCTGCAACGGGGAGCACCGGCAGGCCCTGGGCGTTCTGGACTCCCTGCTGGCCTCCACGCCCGAAAACTGCACCACCCCGCAGGAGGGCGTCATCTACAACCTCCGCGCCATCGCCCTGCGGCACTCGGGCGACGTGCGGCAGGCCTCGCTCAGCTACCAGGAGGCCATCGACATCTGCGCCGAGTTCGACTCCCGGCACAACTGGGCCATCGCGCTGGCCAACTTCGGGCTCCTCTGCCTGCAGGCCGGAGCCAGGACCCTGGGCGAGAGCAGCCTGGTCCAGTCCCTGGAGTTCTTCTCCGAGCTGACGGACGAGGGCCACGAGGTGAACTTCATCGCCGTGCTCCTGGAGCTGGGCCAGTTCTGCGTCCAGCAGGGTCAGCCGGAGAAAGGGAAGATCTACTACGAGTGGGCCCTGCTCATCGCCATCAAGTCAAACCACTCCGAGTGTGAGTCCGTCAGATAGTAGCTTCGCTTTGGTTAGCGAGACTTTTatgcaaattcaaattttaatttccatttaatttgcTGAATTGCCTTAATGGATGGCgttttgaaaaaacattgttGAGAGCTGGAATAGGGGTTAGTAAAATGACTGAGAATTAAACAGTGATTAAAATGTATCTGACTCTGTTTTGGGTCTACAATATAAAGGCAATGTGTAGGATATTTGTGTCCATGCCTTTGCTGTTACACCATCCTTGTACCATCAAAATCAGCGTGAGATCGTGTTCCTCTGCCCTCTCTGTTTGAGTCGCCGTTACCTTGATAGAAAAATAAGGAAACTGTGCTCACATCCTCTTTACTGTTCTCTCTGAGTGGCTTTGTCCTCCCCCTCTCATTCACTTCCACCAGCCGAGCACAGCGGCCGTTGTGTGTGTAGCAGAGAGGCCGTGCTGCACTGTACCGTACCGTACCGTGctctacagtactgtactgtattgtatgtAAAGCACTGAAAACACTGGCTCAGCAGGATCTTCAGCTGAAACAATATTCTCATATACACAGTCCTACAGCTGGGAGGGAAGTCACCTGATCTGCTCGCTGGCAGCGGTTGGTTGTTGTTGGAGACGTAGACGCTTTTCCCCCCCTTgccctgtatttatttctttttttgtatgctGGCTCTTGGAATGGGATcctcttggaaaaaaatgttcatttgggaaagaaaaaaaaacattttttaaaagccagtgaATTTGGATTGGGTTCACCATTGGGAGCACTGAATTTTTATGTCCAAGTCTGCAGAATAAGTTATAGGTTTTTAAAAGAGGAGATGACTGCTTGACAGAtgaattaatataaaatgttttagagCCTCAGTTTGGTTAGTTATGAGTCTTGAggttgtgtgtttgggttggTTTTTACagattaattaatataaaatgttttaggtCCTCTGTTTTGTTATTGATGTGTTTTGGGGttgtgtgttagggttagggttgttttTACTGATCCTGTGTTTTGTTATTAACGTGTTTTGCTCGTCCCTCAGGCCAGCTGCGGGCTACCCGTCGGCTGTGCCATCTTTACCAGGCGGTTTGCCCTGACGAAGCCCAGAGCATCATCTACAATGAGCACCAGCTCACCCTGGTGCGCAGGACCGGAGACAAGAGCCAGGAGGGGGACATCCTGCAGGCCATCAGCCAGCTGTACCTGAGTTTAGGAACCGAGAGGTGGGCGGAGTCCCGGgtccctgtcactcacagactCTCCGATTTAGTCCCGCCTTTGAGACTTTTCTTGTAGCAGTTAAATATCCTGTGGCCCTTTTTGAATTAGTGCAGCTGTTAGCCCCAGTGTCCTGTTCAAACTCCAATGGAAAAACTGGTGCTCTACATCTGGTCACCTGATCACCTGCTTACATCTGATTGGTTGCGCAGTTCCTTGCATTCCCTACCCAAAACTGATTGCAAATTGAGTTGTCGGTCCAGCTACCTGGATGTGTAGAGGtaaatgaaagagaaagcagCTTTGAATTTGGCATGCAATCTGAAAGAGATGTAGGACACGCCATGCAATATTATTACTGATTGTTGCTGTTGGTTCTAAGGAACCCCTGCATTAACAGGTAAAGACGGGTGTGTCCGTGTGAGTCACACTTCACCTTTGAACTTTGTGACAAGCGTACATCTCTTTCCCCGCAGGGCCTACAAGTCGGCGCTGGACTACACCAAGCGCAGTCTGGGCATCTTCATCGacctgaggaagaaggagaaggaggcgtACGCCTGGCTCCAGGCCGGAAAGATCTACCACATCCTGAGGCAGAACGAGCTGGTGGATCTCTATATACAGGTCATCCCTCAGAAGCATCACTTCTTTATGCCTTTAGAGTGTTTCTATCAGATCAAGTAGAATGAAACATTAACCcttctgtttaattttaatttcctgtGGGTTCTTGACTACTTTGAAATGAATGCCTATTGCCACCAGTATAGTAATGCCTATTGCAAGATTCTTAAGTCACAATGTGTATGTTTGGGttagaaacactgaaaatgccCATGGATCAGCAGGTTTTAAAAATCttaatattgcattacatatACATCTGTGTTTGGCCAAGATCTGGTCTCTCCAGGTAATTTAGTGCGAAAAGCACCAATGTGAAAATCGCAGCTGAGGGCAGAAGGGTGTGCGCCATGAGAGTCGTGCTTGAGAAACGTGAACGTTTCCTCACACTCCCGTGAGTGAGATCCACAGAGGCCCTGTACTGGCCTGTCTGTCCGCAGGTAGCCCAGGATTCGGGCCTGAGCACTGGGAACAGCCACTTCAtcctggagctgctggaggtggCAGGGGACGTCTTCTTCAACGGCTTCAGGGAAAGGGAGAAGGCCGTGTCCTTCTACAGGGTAGGTGGCATGCAGCAGCACCGCACAAGTTCCACCTGTGGTCAGACTCAAGGAGCCCGGGGTATGTCATACTGTAATCACCCAGCATGAAACAGTTATGTAATGCTTCACacatgaatgaacgaatgaccatgcacaaatacacagaacTTCAGTAGGCATTTCCTGGAAAGTCCTTCCAACGCTTACCTGTGCGGGCATGCCGAAGTGATCCATTTTAAGCCAAATAAGGTTCCCTGAAGCACATTCAGGTGTTGGGTCTGGATGACTGCATGTGTTGCAGACACCTCCTTGAGAATGGATGGGTTTTTGGGGGGCCATTAAGGGTTTTTAGGGGCCATTAAGTGGTAGAGTTCACTGTTCacctgtgctgttctgtgtctCAGGACCGGGCCTTCCCAATCGCTGTGAAGACCAGCAACTCCAGGTCCCAGCTGAGGCTCTCCAACAAGCTGGCAGAGCTTCTGATGCAGCTCAAGCTGTACGGGGAGGCGCTGGAGTTTGCCCAGGCTGCCCTGGACATCAGTGCCAGCTTGGGTATGAACACAACTGCCTGCCATCCATCTTATAAAGAtcagagcaaaaaataaaaaataaaaaataaaattccattaTCAACCACTAGGTGTCAGCACTCACTAGATTGCTGTACGTTGGTCCCTTGAGAGTAACAAAGATCACTCAAATAAAATAGTACGTGTTCCATAAACGGCCAGCAGGTGTCACTGTTCACACAATTACTGCATGATGACAACTTGATGGGGGTTCTCCATCCACATATCTGGTGGGGTTATCTAAGGACAAGCATATTAGCTGAAGACCAGCTGTATTTACTGTTGAAAGCGGGCATTAATTGGTTTTAATACGCCAGAAGGTAATGGGCTTTCTGTGTTTGGTCCTGGTGTCCAGGAGACCGTCTGAACGAGCGGGTAGCCTTCCACAGACTGGCTACAGTGTACCACTGCCTGGGCCAGTACGAGCTGGCCGAACACTACTTCCTGAAGGCCTtgtccctctgcccctccccccttcagtTCGACGAGGAGACGCTCTACTACGTCAGAGTCTACCAGACGCTCGGTGACATCATCTTCTATGACCTCAAGGTGAACCAAAGTTTCAGTCCAGTCCAGGTCATGTTAGTGTAATTATAGTATCACATGAATGTATTTCAGTGGATGAAAGTCTGGCAGCCACTCTATCACCAAATAATCTCCTGATTTTTACATTCCTGTAACTGTGATGTTTAACTTCTGTGCTACTGCGTGTCAATTCATTAACTCTCTTCCTGGCCATacccttaaaaacaaaaaccttagttttagttttctgacagctctataaactacgctGGCTCACTCCTTTACTTAAGCAccgtaaaatctttaggatacatTAACAGTCTGCTGCCGTAGCTGGTGATTAAACCAATGTCGGATCAATATATGATTGAGGTAATTAAAAACTGACGAGCTGAAGTTTGGCACAAAGtcctgaaacggatcggcccTTGTTGTGTACCCCTGGTGTTGGgtcactcactccctccccggTCTCCGCACAGGACCCGCACGACGCAGCGGGGTACTACCACCTGGCGCTGGCGGCCGCCATGGACCTGGGCAACAAGCGGTCGCAGCTGAAGCTGTGCACGCGGCTGGCCACCATCTACCACAACTTCCTGCTGGACCGGGAGCTGTCCCTGTTCTTCTACCAGAAGGCCCGAGCCTTCGCCACCGAGCTCAACGTGCGCAGGATCAACCTGTCGCCCGACCAGAACTTCCACAGCACGTCCCACTACAAGACCGCCACCGCCGCTGCCGCGCCGTAGCACCGCTCACCGTACGCCGCCTTGGGGCTGCCGGCGAGGTGAAGTTCGGACGCCGCCGGCGGGCCGTTCCTGTGAAATTCTGTGATTACTTGCCGAAAAATCAAATCACTTAATTTCAAGATGGCTGAATTGAAGCCAAGCATTTCCGGACCGAGCcgaaaaaacaaattacatgttgctgtgaaatttttttttattttttgtatttgcgaATGATGTGCTGcagatgtgttttgtttgcattttactgACGGCAGGTGATCAAAACTATGCACtagaaatgttacatttaaggGACCACggtcatttttctgtttttctctgccCACTGAGGGATCTGTTGATTCAGAAGGACTAACAAAttgacagcagcactgagaaaatcttgaaattttgttttgtaacctttttttaaagaacagtttAAGTCATTCCTCTGACTTCATTGGACTtagttttttaatgaaatatttgcatattacaAATTAGTACTCATTGCTCTGGGTAAAGTTTTTACCTGTAGGGAAATGGTGAGTAAGTGCCAATAGAGATGTATGTGTAATTTTGCTCtggatttacattttaaaagccctGTTTGGCTGCTTCCCTAATCAGCATTAGCATACTAATGCAGAGAAAtgtgacagagaggagagtaATTAACAGTACATGCTTAGGCCTTAAATCATCtgcatgtttttacattttacgttttttaaattatctcgAAGAGAAACTGATTCTTCATTTCAgattattgcttttaaaaagaaCCCATCATTTACCAGTAAACTCTTCAGCGTTTATTCAgctcaatacattttttaatgggtCTGTAGCAGtcggtccgccggagaggcggattggtctccgctgcgccggctggtggagagagcacacacacctgggctgcgttagccaatcagcccaggtgcttaaaggtgtgtgctgctctccacaattcggggccgagaccgggcGCTAACACCGagagttttgttttatttttgcattaaagaaaaagaaagcaatcctcagctgggatgctggaggagctggacccgACCGGGAAGGCGGATCACCTACAGAgcagaaaactgaaaagcagctgctctgtttgactttttttttgtctttgttattttagcttgttttagtttattgtttttgcccggaacccgtGAGTGGAAGTGGGTGAAGGTGTCcgttaattttatttcatatttgtgtgggtgctctctctctctctctccatgcgacagacaaCGGTATTGTCGCATCTCCTTTCCTGGGGTGTCATGCTTGGCGTGTCACAGGGTCCAAAGGTAATAAAATGTTCTGCCATAGTTTGTTTTAACATTCCCTGTGTATCGCAACACCTGGTTTTAATATAGTATGGTTTGTGTAGGCTTTGTTAATACACTGGAGCCCTAAGCAGGGGGAGCTGTAAtctgataaaacatttttaaaccttAGAAATTAAAACGAGGCAAGCGTACTGCATACCGTAGGACAGTGATATGATCAGCGGACGTAACTGCACGCAAGACTCTGTGAAACGTGTTAACTGTGGAGAGAAATGTTTACGCGCATACCTGGCAGGGCCAAGtatccagcagagggcgctatCACTCTGTAATACCAGTCTGCATTCAAGTACAAAGTCTTATAGGCCAATGTCAACAATGAagcattccttttttttgaaTTACACAtccaaatcaataaatatattttgaaacagTGCGGTGATGCCACAAAATTATTTCCAGCGGACATAATTTAAGATGTTCAAAGAAATGAGGTCATTAGCGAAATGcccttaaaaaaatgcattatgcattcgAATATGTATTTTGAGTGGTCTTGACAAGAGATTTTAGGTCAGAAActggggtgtgtgcgtgcgtgtgtgtgtgtgtgtgtgccagattTTATATCATCCCTCCATATAACTGCCGTACCCAGTAAGGctaacgcgcacacacagatatgctaTCGTCATTTACACTCTAAGACTGTCCCAGTAACATTGACCTGATGGCATTCTTCACTGTAGGGCCCCTATGTTTGTAAGTTATACAGGAACAGTAAGTTATACATTTGCGGACAACAGATTTGGAATAAAACAGAAGATCGGTGTTACCCTCGATAAGCAGCTATGGACATATCTGGGCTGTCTCTGAGGGCTAAAATGCAGATAATGAAATCAAGTAGGGCTACATtaggcaaatacatttttctgtgaattcCCTTGTTCCCCTAATGGATGTCTGCCGCTTAAAATCAAGCTTAGACTTTGCATAGCCTGAAAAAGCCTTTCAAATGACAAACTCTTGGTTACTATGAATCCACCTGAGAGTGGTAGAGGTGGTGATTGACattctttcaaataaacatttctttctGGTCACTGAAATACATATTACTTGGCCGAAACCCCACTTCACTGGCAAAGCAAATACACTTTCACGACTCAAGATGTTACCGTTTCCCCAAAGTCAGGGGGAATGTTTCTGTTTATACAGGCTGCCATAACATCTGCCTGACTTGACATATAGAAAGCAAAAGGAATTATGAGAAATATatgattgttctttttttaacatacacGAAGATGTTTGTATCGGCAAATTAAAGTTGTCTTCGTGTGCTCTGTTTTAtgccaa is part of the Anguilla anguilla isolate fAngAng1 chromosome 7, fAngAng1.pri, whole genome shotgun sequence genome and encodes:
- the LOC118232572 gene encoding SH3 domain and tetratricopeptide repeat-containing protein 1, with protein sequence MTTSAHPETIQVGNGLESDFRDYRSTQKEMSAEESCHHDHNMNKGGNSESGEGDLDSPKVAGTVKALSTACEDSFPTALSMRLSVVRGPDRLPDEGLQEVLRGKLRVLEGDSGEVTALFSELSARLLSINSEEDVIFVTFKTFEEIWKFSTYYTLGFLGQCMENLLMDQEFWLNSLEQDDPGIEVSVQEETLSLMYKGILMQEGSFFGSCTTNQMFDSSTSGSDLYLEQGDIAMFEPPFLGSGWTVLSLVDGARGTKPKPALEPVDPFHQWFLKACPENILVGSGKLAYDFPFQFAVGSCVATVEYDACGPDELSFDCGDVIQTVGPLASCFEWFLGKHESSGDVGLVKTCLVKPTDSLCESTEAFLDKEDRLLFNMNDKHSRAEMIALLNKTSKSDVGTVYKLDFIEPQDCPGGTNQNGLYNVNASKQEELRSKIDLILSELKGTSSLPAKVTEPCLDDDTPEPAGGDDAPCFIVHLEGDNPSSDGFLPLLTFLNCGDYRAEFAALYDHALPFRDSLFSGHADDDELVSYLGVARETARKKRMFWAQSRICFLLGKMCARKSKFSQARVYFEETLSVVRDLFTDTLLLISVYTNLAVIYLMQKNTEKYFAVSERAAALLMAIPDYVCSTEKEPEVFKYILKKAILAHNMAAEARACFLLSRVYWRLERAQNAVPFLERLQILGEGLPGAGGPALSRCYLALGRLYGEKYLPHLALSAVRRATLQPAAGLAQNLGGIGLVLENAPRLYGVGKQGVPVPAQTAPYLSRALVFASADGDRVLCHALSLCLSQLFQKQGMLGKAIQHVHALIDLGPGASRTDATDALVYLAWLHVCNGEHRQALGVLDSLLASTPENCTTPQEGVIYNLRAIALRHSGDVRQASLSYQEAIDICAEFDSRHNWAIALANFGLLCLQAGARTLGESSLVQSLEFFSELTDEGHEVNFIAVLLELGQFCVQQGQPEKGKIYYEWALLIAIKSNHSECQLRATRRLCHLYQAVCPDEAQSIIYNEHQLTLVRRTGDKSQEGDILQAISQLYLSLGTERAYKSALDYTKRSLGIFIDLRKKEKEAYAWLQAGKIYHILRQNELVDLYIQVAQDSGLSTGNSHFILELLEVAGDVFFNGFREREKAVSFYRDRAFPIAVKTSNSRSQLRLSNKLAELLMQLKLYGEALEFAQAALDISASLGDRLNERVAFHRLATVYHCLGQYELAEHYFLKALSLCPSPLQFDEETLYYVRVYQTLGDIIFYDLKDPHDAAGYYHLALAAAMDLGNKRSQLKLCTRLATIYHNFLLDRELSLFFYQKARAFATELNVRRINLSPDQNFHSTSHYKTATAAAAP